A single Ascochyta rabiei chromosome 4, complete sequence DNA region contains:
- a CDS encoding UTP--glucose-1-phosphate uridylyltransferase, translating to MAARALPSHLKPSAAEGGEGGFAPRHHGKTQSHVAFENTSTNVAASQMRNALNKLADGVTDPAEKKYFETEMDNFFALFRRYLNDKAKGNAIDWNRIAPPKKEQVVNYNDLANSEAVEYLNKLAVVKLNGGLGTSMGCVGPKSVIEVRDGMSFLDLSVRQIEYLNRTYDVNVPFVLMNSFNTDNDTASIIKKYEGHNIDILTFNQSKYPRILKDSLLPAPKTRESDIANWYPPGHGDVFESLYNTGMLDKLIERGIETIFLSNADNLGAVVDLRILQHMVDSKAEYIMELTDKTKADVKGGTIIDYEGSVRLLEIAQVPKEHVNEFKSIKKFKYFNTNNIWMDVKAVKRVVEQNELAMEIIPNGKSIPADKKGEADISVLQLETAVGAAIKHFKGAHGVNVPRKRFLPVKTCSDLMLVKSDLYTLQHGQLVIDPNRFGPAPLIKLGSDFKKVSSFQNRIPSIPKIVELDHLTITGPVNLGRGVTLKGTVIIVATEGSTIDIPPGSILENVVVQGSLRLLEH from the exons ATGGCTGCTCGCGCTCTTCCTTCTCACCTCAAGCCTTCTGCCGCTGAGGGCGGCGAGGGTGGCTTCGCGCCGCGCCATCACGGCAAGACGCAGTCCCACGTT GCTTTCGAGAACACATCTACCAATGTTGCTGCTTCGCAAATGCGCAACGCTCTCAACAAGCTCGCCGATGGCGTCACTGACCCCGCAGAGAAGAAG TACTTCGAGACGGAGATGGACAATTTTTTTGCCCTGTTTCGACGATACCTGAACGACAAGGCCAAGGGCAACGCCATCGACTGGAACCGCATTGCTCCTCCGAAGAAGGAACAGGTTGTCAACTACAACGACCTTGCCAATTCCGAGGCGGTCGAATACCTCAACAAGCTGGCAGTCGTCAAGCTCAACGGTGGTCTCGGTACTTCCATGGGCTGCGTTGGCCCCAAGTCAGTCATCGAGGTCCGCGATGGCATGTCCTTCCTTGACTTGTCGGTGCGCCAGATCGAATACCTGAACCGCACATACGACGTCAATGTCCCCTTTGTCCTCATGAACTCGTTCAACACGGACAACGACACTGCCAGCATCATCAAAAAGTACGAGGGACACAACATTGATATTCTCACCTTCAACCAGTCCAAGTACCCTCGAATCTTGAAGGACTCGCTTCTGCCAGCTCCCAAGACTCGCGAGTCTGACATTGCCAACTGGTACCCTCCGGGTCACGGTGACGTTTTCGAGTCTCTGTACAATACCGGCATGCTGGACAAGCTTATCGAGCGTGGCATCGAGACCATTTTCCTCTCCAACGCTGACAACCTCGGTGCCGTTGTTGATCTACGCATTCTGCAGCACATGGTCGACTCCAAGGCTGAGTACATCATGGAGTTGACCGACAAGACCAAGGCCGATGTCAAGGGCGGTACCATCATTGACTACGAGGGCTCTGTCCGTCTGCTCGAAATCGCACAGGTTCCCAAGGAGCACGTCAACGAGTTCAAGTCAATTAAGAAGTTCAAGTActtcaacaccaacaacatcTGGATGGATGTCAAGGCCGTCAAGCGTGTCGTTGAGCAGAACGAGCTTGCCATGGAGATCATTCCTAACGGCAAGTCCATCCCTGCTGACAAGAAGGGCGAGGCCGACATCTCCGTCCTCCAGCTCGAGACTGCTGTCGGTGCTGCTATCAAGCACTTCAAGGGCGCCCACGGTGTCAACGTCCCCAGGAAGCGTTTCCTGCCCGTCAAGACTTGCTCCGACCTTATGCTCGTCAAGTCGGATCTGTACACGTTGCAACACGGCCAGCTTGTTATTGACCCCAACCGCTTCGGTCCCGCCCCTCTGATCAAGCTCGGCAGCGACTTCAAGAAGGTTTCCAGCTTCCAGAACCGCATTCCTTCGATCCCCAAGATTGTTGAACTTGACCATCTGACCATTACCGGTCCGGTCAACCTTGGCCGCGGCGTCACCCTCAAGGGCACAGTCATTATTGTTGCCACAGAAGGGTCCACTATCGATATTCCCCCGGGCTCCATCCTCGAGAACGTTGTCGTTCAGGGTTCGCTGAGATTGCTTGAGCACTAG
- a CDS encoding Hsp90 cochaperone, whose translation MADALKAEGNKLFAEKKFEESIEKFSQAIELDPSNHVLYSNRSGAYASLKNWEQALADANKTTEIKPDWAKGWGRKGTALHGTGDLVGASDAFDEALKLDANNAQAKSGLAAVRRAIEQEAQADGLGGDPSAGLGGMFNDPNMIQKLASNPKTASLLADPAFMEKLQQLKSNPNRVGEFMQDPRFLQVMSVLLGIDMQFGGPGEQGGAGADAGVTEAQEDVEMPDARPTPPQPKQEPEPQPEPEPEMEETDEDKAAKEAKITADELKKKGTEFYKKRQFDDAIEYYTKAWETHKDIAYMTNLGAAKFEKGDYPGCIEACQQAIDYGREIYADFKIIAKAYARIGTAYEKQGDLANAIKFYQKAQTEHRTPDVLAKLRAAEKAKITQDKQSYINPEEAEKARELGNTKFKEADWPAAVEAYTEMIKRAPDDPRGYSNRAACYIKLLAFPSAIEDCDQATKLDPKFIRAYLRKAQAYFVMKEYNKCVNVCAEAMEHDEGGKNAREIQQQETKALQAQYSAREGETEQQTMERIQRDPEITGILQDPIMQSILQQAKDDPAALQEHLKNPGIRSKIQKLVHAGVIRMGR comes from the exons ATGGCTGACGCGCTCAAGGCAGAGGGCAACAAGCTCTTTGCAGAGAAGAAGTTCGAAGAGTCCAT CGAAAAGTTCTCTCAAGCAATTGAGCTCGACCCTTCGAACCACGTGCTCTACTCGAACCGATCAGGCGCATACGCCTCGCTGAAGAACTGGGAGCAAGCCCTTGCAGATGCAAACAAGACGACAGAGATCAAGCCCGACTGGGCAAAGGGTTGGGGCCGCAAGGGCACGGCGCTGCACGGTACGGGCGACCTGGTCGGAGCTTCGGACGCCTTCGACGAGGCCCTGAAGCTTGACGCCAACAACGCTCAGGCAAAGTCTGGCCTTGCCGCGGTCCGTCGGGCTATTGAACAGGAAGCGCAGGCAGATGGCTTAGGCGGCGACCCCTCAGCTGGGCTCGGTGGCATGTTCAACGACCCCAACATGATCCAGAAGTTGGCCAGCAACCCCAAGACAGCGTCTCTACTCGCAGACCCCGCCTTCATGGAGAAGCTACAGCAGCTGAAGAGCAACCCCAACCGGGTGGGCGAGTTCATGCAAGATCCTCGCTTCCTGCAGGTCATGAGCGTGCTGCTGGGCATCGACATGCAGTTTGGCGGGCCCGGAGAGCAGGGCGGCGCGGGAGCCGACGCTGGCGTGACCGAGGCGCAAGAGGACGTGGAGATGCCCGATGCACGACCCACACCACCACAGCCCAAGCAGGAGCCAGAGCCACAGCCAGAGCCAGAACCTGAAATGGAGGAGACCGACGAGGACAAGGCAGCAAAGGAAGCCAAGATCACAGCAGACGAGttgaagaagaagggcaCCGAGTTCTACAAGAAGCGTCAGTTCGACGATGCGATTGAGTACTACACAAAGGCATGGGAAACACACAAGGATATCGCGTACATGACCAACCTGGGTGCTGCCAAGTTCGAGAAGGGCGACTACCCAGGTTGCATTGAGGCGTGTCAGCAGGCCATCGACTATGGTCGCGAGATCTACGCAGATTTCAAGATCATTGCAAA GGCCTATGCTCGCATCGGTACCGCGTACGAGAAGCAGGGCGACCTTGCCAATGCGATCAAATTCTACCAGAAGGCTCAGACAGAGCACCGCACCCCCGATGTCCTCGCCAAGCTCCGCGCAGCAGAGAAGGCAAAGATCACGCAGGATAAGCAGTCTTATATCAACCCTGAAGAGGCCGAGAAAGCTCGCGAGCTTGGAAACACCAAGTTCAAGGAGGCCGACTGGCCCGCCGCCGTCGAAGCATACACTGAAATGATCAAGCGCGCACCAGATGACCCCAGAGGCTATTCGAACCGAGCTGCCTGCTATATCAAGCTTCTCGCGTTCCCGTCAGCTATCGAGGACTGCGATCAAGCCACCAAGCTCGACCCCAAGTTCATCCGCGCGTACCTACGAAAGGCCCAGGCGTACTTCGTCATGAAGGAGTACAACAAGTGTGTCAACGTGTGTGCTGAAGCTATGGAGCATGACGAGGGTGGCAAGAACGCGCGCGAAATTCAGCAGCAAGAGACCAAGGCTCTGCAAGCCCAGTACTCCGCACGAGAGGGTGAGACCGAGCAACAGACCATGGAGCGCATCCAGCGAGACCCAGAA ATCACTGGCATTCTCCAGGACCCCATTATGCAGAGCATCCTGCAGCAAGCCAAGGACGACCCTGCGGCATTGCAGGAACATCTCAAGAATCCCGGCATTCGCTCGAAGATTCAGAAGCTTGTCCATGCCGGTGTCATCCGCATGGGGCGATGA